In Alkalihalobacillus sp. FSL W8-0930, a single window of DNA contains:
- the panB gene encoding 3-methyl-2-oxobutanoate hydroxymethyltransferase, with product MKTTADFKKRKRENEPITMVTAYDAPSAKFAETAGIDAILVGDSLGMVVLGYTSTIPVTMDDMVMHTKAVKRGASSTFIVADLPHLSYHGSIDLTLANVRRLVQEAGADAVKLEGGATVINEIRALTDAGVPVMAHLGLTPQSVAVMGGYRIQGKDRKSAEALLKDALAVEKAGAFSLVLECVPTEVAALISERLSIPVIGIGAGPKTDGQVLVYHDLIGYGDVHVPKFVKAYLNVSESIVAALKEYHDEVKQGAFPSAEHSFTVSEDVISGLYGGGHDEDH from the coding sequence ATGAAAACAACAGCAGACTTTAAGAAAAGAAAACGTGAAAACGAACCGATCACCATGGTCACAGCCTATGATGCACCTTCTGCGAAATTCGCAGAAACAGCAGGAATTGATGCTATTTTAGTAGGAGACTCTTTAGGTATGGTTGTTCTAGGATATACTTCTACGATTCCAGTGACGATGGACGATATGGTAATGCATACAAAGGCAGTTAAACGTGGGGCTTCGTCAACGTTTATAGTTGCAGACTTACCTCATTTAAGCTATCACGGAAGCATTGATTTAACACTAGCTAATGTGCGCCGCCTTGTTCAAGAGGCAGGAGCTGATGCTGTGAAGCTTGAAGGAGGAGCAACCGTTATAAATGAAATCCGTGCATTAACAGACGCGGGAGTCCCGGTCATGGCACATCTTGGCTTAACTCCTCAATCAGTTGCTGTGATGGGTGGGTATCGTATTCAGGGAAAAGATCGAAAAAGCGCCGAAGCCTTGTTAAAGGATGCATTGGCTGTTGAAAAAGCTGGTGCATTTAGTCTCGTTCTTGAGTGTGTACCTACAGAGGTAGCAGCACTCATTTCAGAAAGACTTTCTATACCTGTTATTGGAATAGGTGCAGGTCCTAAAACTGATGGTCAGGTTCTGGTGTATCACGATCTGATTGGATATGGCGATGTACATGTTCCGAAATTTGTAAAGGCCTATTTAAACGTGAGTGAATCCATTGTAGCAGCATTAAAAGAGTATCATGATGAAGTGAAGCAAGGTGCATTCCCGTCAGCTGAACATAGTTTTACGGTAAGTGAAGACGTCATCTCCGGCTTATACGGAGGAGGTCATGATGAAGATCATTAA
- a CDS encoding YpmA family protein has protein sequence MGSKKEVLSTVKIQKAPDVYKMVDSLNRTLKDRDLLFGLALDEENEEKMVFTIYKT, from the coding sequence ATGGGTTCAAAGAAAGAAGTCCTATCAACAGTTAAGATTCAAAAAGCTCCAGACGTCTATAAGATGGTCGATTCATTAAATCGAACGTTAAAGGATCGCGATTTGCTTTTCGGTCTCGCATTAGATGAGGAGAACGAAGAGAAAATGGTGTTCACGATTTATAAAACGTAA
- the panC gene encoding pantoate--beta-alanine ligase has translation MKIIKTVQSLRSEIHSVRTDDKSVGFVPTMGALHEGHLSLIHQARENHDVVVVSIFVNPLQFGEGEDFESYPRNLERDQQLCSEAGVDFLFYPSVKEMYPTEASVQIKVVQGVDVLCGKSRPGHFDGVATVVLKLLHMVEPDAAYFGQKDAQQVAVIKQMVQTLSMSTQIMACPTVREEDGLAKSSRNVNLNESERNLAPALYTTLKQASELAKSGYSRTDLIRYVIEDLNQLELGSIDYVDVLTYPELAASEKLTGTIIIAVAYQFSRARLIDHILVEL, from the coding sequence ATGAAGATCATTAAAACAGTACAATCATTACGAAGCGAGATCCATTCAGTGAGAACTGATGACAAAAGTGTAGGATTTGTTCCGACGATGGGAGCATTGCACGAAGGTCATCTCTCGCTCATTCACCAGGCACGCGAGAATCATGATGTAGTGGTTGTTAGTATTTTTGTGAATCCATTACAGTTTGGTGAAGGAGAGGATTTTGAATCGTATCCTCGTAATCTTGAGCGTGATCAACAACTATGCTCCGAAGCGGGCGTTGATTTTCTCTTTTATCCATCTGTTAAAGAGATGTACCCAACAGAAGCTTCTGTACAAATTAAAGTGGTTCAGGGTGTCGATGTGCTGTGCGGTAAAAGTAGACCAGGACACTTTGACGGGGTAGCAACCGTTGTCTTAAAATTACTCCATATGGTTGAACCGGATGCTGCCTATTTTGGACAGAAGGATGCTCAACAGGTGGCGGTTATCAAACAAATGGTTCAAACCTTGTCCATGTCTACTCAAATTATGGCTTGTCCAACTGTTCGTGAAGAGGATGGTCTCGCAAAGAGCTCAAGAAATGTAAACTTAAATGAGAGCGAGCGAAATCTTGCTCCTGCCCTATATACAACTCTTAAACAGGCGAGTGAGTTAGCGAAGTCAGGTTACAGCAGGACTGATTTAATAAGGTATGTAATTGAAGATCTTAATCAACTTGAACTAGGATCCATTGATTATGTTGATGTATTAACGTATCCAGAACTTGCGGCAAGCGAAAAGTTAACGGGAACGATCATAATCGCTGTTGCTTATCAATTTAGCCGAGCGCGGTTAATTGATCACATCTTAGTTGAGTTATAA
- a CDS encoding amidohydrolase, with amino-acid sequence MNTLLTNARIATMNDSFQTIESGYVLISDKTFKQIGEGQPPEEVLQQADVTTDLNGKWVVPGLYNTHGHAAMTLMRGYEDDLPLDRWLKERIWPFEGKLSKEAVAAGRDLAMVEMIKSGTIGFLEMYHLNMDDFAARIEQVGMRALLTRSVIGLCPREEQDAKLNESANFAASWDGAAQNRIHTMLAPHAPYTCPIDYIERIVDKARDLSLPVHMHLAETQKEVDDYYTSFGKHPLDHLAEYKLLEDTEWLFAHAVHLDSPQIALLAQSKSSISHNPMSNLKLGSGIAPVIDFLEAGIPISIGTDGVSANNNLDMWQELRTAVLLQKGLVQRADAISTQQALRMVMSEGASALQTGQKGMIQVGEEADFIVIDHTSPHLQPEAQLHSHLVYAAVGSDVSDVYVQGQCLMKNRELLTLDEEKVRYEVNNQYLSTVRSL; translated from the coding sequence ATGAATACCCTATTAACAAATGCACGTATTGCGACGATGAATGACTCATTTCAAACGATTGAATCGGGTTATGTATTAATCTCTGATAAAACATTCAAACAAATTGGCGAAGGTCAGCCACCTGAAGAGGTATTGCAACAAGCAGATGTTACAACAGATTTAAACGGGAAGTGGGTCGTACCTGGGCTTTATAATACGCATGGACATGCAGCGATGACATTGATGCGTGGCTATGAGGATGATCTTCCTTTAGACAGGTGGCTAAAGGAACGAATTTGGCCTTTTGAAGGAAAACTGTCAAAAGAAGCTGTGGCTGCTGGACGAGACTTAGCCATGGTTGAAATGATCAAGTCTGGAACAATTGGCTTCTTAGAAATGTATCATCTAAACATGGATGATTTTGCAGCTAGAATTGAACAGGTTGGAATGAGAGCCTTACTAACACGTTCTGTGATTGGATTATGCCCTAGAGAAGAACAGGATGCAAAATTAAACGAGTCAGCCAATTTTGCAGCAAGTTGGGACGGCGCGGCACAAAATCGGATTCACACGATGCTTGCTCCGCACGCACCATATACTTGTCCAATCGATTATATCGAGCGTATCGTGGACAAGGCACGTGACCTTTCTTTGCCTGTACATATGCATTTGGCTGAAACACAAAAAGAAGTGGATGATTATTATACTTCGTTTGGGAAGCATCCATTAGATCACTTGGCAGAATATAAGTTACTTGAAGATACGGAGTGGCTCTTCGCGCACGCTGTTCACTTAGATTCGCCGCAAATAGCTTTACTTGCCCAGTCCAAATCGAGTATAAGTCATAACCCAATGAGCAATTTAAAGCTTGGATCTGGTATCGCTCCAGTCATAGACTTTTTAGAGGCAGGGATCCCTATCTCAATCGGTACAGACGGGGTATCTGCTAATAATAACCTGGATATGTGGCAAGAATTACGCACTGCTGTCCTACTACAAAAAGGACTGGTTCAGAGGGCGGATGCTATCTCAACACAGCAGGCGCTTCGAATGGTTATGAGTGAAGGTGCTAGTGCACTCCAAACGGGTCAAAAAGGGATGATTCAGGTTGGTGAAGAAGCAGACTTTATCGTGATTGATCACACGTCACCACATCTTCAGCCCGAAGCTCAATTACATTCGCATCTTGTTTACGCGGCAGTAGGCTCAGATGTGAGCGATGTCTATGTACAAGGACAGTGTTTAATGAAAAATCGTGAATTGCTTACATTAGATGAAGAGAAGGTTCGCTACGAGGTAAACAACCAATATCTATCAACGGTTCGTTCATTATAA
- the panD gene encoding aspartate 1-decarboxylase: MFVTMMKSKIHRATVTESDLNYVGSITIDEEIMKAVNVLENEKVQIVNNNNGARFETYVIKGEPGSGQMCVNGAAARLVQPGDTIIVIAYAMMDAKEAADFKPNVAIMNEDNTVKQLLGTEPAYTVL, encoded by the coding sequence ATGTTTGTTACAATGATGAAATCAAAGATTCATCGTGCCACCGTTACTGAATCTGATTTGAATTATGTTGGAAGTATCACAATTGATGAAGAAATTATGAAGGCTGTAAACGTTCTGGAGAATGAAAAGGTCCAGATTGTGAATAACAATAACGGAGCCAGATTTGAAACGTATGTAATTAAAGGGGAACCAGGCAGCGGACAGATGTGTGTGAACGGGGCTGCTGCAAGGTTAGTTCAACCCGGTGATACAATCATTGTCATTGCTTATGCGATGATGGATGCTAAGGAAGCTGCTGATTTCAAACCAAATGTCGCAATTATGAACGAAGACAATACAGTTAAACAATTGCTTGGTACAGAACCAGCTTATACCGTCTTATAA
- a CDS encoding DUF5590 domain-containing protein, producing MKKWIITSSVGLVIVVLALFIYAYTTVRGPLADGYDMAREKVINEEVLESVRDVSYYHGEDAFYVIYGTDTDGDDAIAWVPQDEENDTVSVFKEADGISAEDAQNLTESAVNPSKIQSIKLGKEGNTPLYEVKYRTESNQQGYYYVAFQDGSFIKRFSLNND from the coding sequence ATGAAAAAATGGATCATCACGAGTTCTGTAGGACTGGTAATTGTTGTCTTAGCACTTTTTATATACGCATATACAACTGTTCGGGGACCGCTTGCAGATGGGTATGACATGGCCCGTGAAAAGGTTATAAATGAAGAAGTGCTTGAGTCTGTTCGTGACGTATCCTATTATCACGGGGAAGATGCTTTTTATGTGATATATGGAACCGATACGGATGGAGATGATGCGATCGCTTGGGTACCTCAGGATGAAGAAAATGACACGGTCTCTGTCTTTAAAGAAGCAGACGGTATTTCGGCAGAAGACGCACAAAACCTAACCGAATCTGCAGTCAATCCGTCTAAAATTCAGTCCATTAAATTAGGAAAAGAAGGCAATACTCCTCTATATGAAGTAAAATATCGTACAGAATCAAATCAGCAAGGGTATTACTATGTAGCCTTTCAAGATGGTTCATTTATTAAACGGTTTAGTTTAAATAATGACTAA
- a CDS encoding tetratricopeptide repeat protein, translating into MDKWMTDWQDAYKEICTLIEKGETNHVWIELDKLEQKSAKVLDLWSVMDEKLALIKEQLALEPSSEGYQSMGTVYLEQNQLKRAVLSLEQEQAEGLNEEWRRLFLAYAHLMNGSSNKTIEQFMYLIQSAKDESVRHFSFAGLGCYYTVNDQVDRAAGLFEQAKSLTPTSDVVYNLGVCYYLIGALDASAEHFEQYTKHVKQDAEALCFHGLVRARLSQYEHAKQLWESALSMYTTSEEIIRLALMSEWYGFFEIAIKCYQKAIDLGAKEAFALHGLAWNLALNDQLRLAWPIFERLLKEHPNDPHVRRSLQHLGKLAEEKKQF; encoded by the coding sequence ATGGATAAATGGATGACCGATTGGCAGGATGCCTACAAAGAAATTTGTACCTTGATTGAAAAAGGTGAAACGAACCATGTATGGATTGAACTAGATAAATTAGAGCAAAAGTCGGCAAAGGTATTGGACTTGTGGTCAGTCATGGATGAAAAACTTGCGCTTATTAAAGAACAGTTAGCACTTGAACCAAGTTCTGAAGGATATCAGTCCATGGGTACGGTTTATCTTGAGCAGAATCAATTAAAACGAGCCGTATTATCATTAGAACAAGAGCAGGCAGAAGGATTAAATGAAGAGTGGAGACGTTTGTTTCTTGCTTATGCTCATTTAATGAATGGTTCTTCGAACAAAACGATTGAACAGTTTATGTATTTGATTCAATCAGCCAAGGATGAGAGTGTTCGTCATTTTAGTTTTGCGGGATTAGGATGCTATTACACAGTTAATGATCAGGTTGACCGTGCCGCGGGGTTGTTTGAGCAGGCAAAATCACTCACTCCTACTTCTGATGTCGTGTATAATTTAGGTGTATGTTATTATTTAATAGGTGCATTGGATGCCTCAGCAGAACACTTTGAACAATATACGAAGCACGTAAAGCAAGATGCTGAAGCTCTATGCTTTCATGGATTGGTTCGTGCTCGTTTAAGTCAATATGAACATGCCAAACAGTTGTGGGAAAGTGCGCTCAGCATGTACACCACATCGGAGGAAATCATTCGACTTGCGTTAATGAGTGAGTGGTACGGTTTCTTTGAGATCGCAATTAAATGCTATCAGAAGGCGATTGACTTAGGGGCAAAAGAAGCGTTTGCATTACATGGGCTTGCGTGGAACTTGGCATTAAATGATCAGCTCAGGTTAGCCTGGCCAATTTTTGAACGACTTTTAAAGGAACATCCCAATGACCCGCATGTAAGAAGATCCTTACAGCATCTTGGCAAATTAGCTGAAGAAAAGAAACAGTTTTAA
- the dinG gene encoding ATP-dependent DNA helicase DinG, giving the protein MSKQYVVLDLETTGHSPNRGDRIIQIGAVKIINDQIVDRYMTLVNPEQSISPFIQELTGISDEDVYDAPLFRDVASDLLDFMKDCSFVAHNVQFDWGFLSAQLKLEGYVVPNVPIYDTVELARILLPKEESYKLGMLADGMGFTHDRPHQADSDAEATAMIFLHILNKLRQLPLLTLQQLLPLSKRYKSHIESTIQEMIAEKLKVGTTGEKEFDCFRGLALKKQSEQMIEETQDDNEEIQQFREALFTEQESLQHVFEHYEQRPGQKEMIQTVYQSFKDNTHAMIEAGTGTGKSLGYLIPAAIHSLEDQKPVIISTQTIPLQDQLLSRDVPLLKQLLPFPIRVALLKGRSHYLDLRKFELSLESTQECSYDVILMKSQILIWLTETESGDVEELNIPSGGRSFWFEIQSDAASDLGRFSPWFSRCFYHRARRQAHDAHVIITNHSLLLTDVVHKQSLLPSYSHVVLDEAHHLEDTASERLGLRTDYLSFAFLMQRLGDTSEDGMLVKMAELAKKAGVQSDIWLESAVELGETKEELDDLFRMIHAYALKAKKKASSDTGRTRYTYKSFNEAGELWSAILEITMRVHSSLSHVCLQLESISRSIDANDETFTYRERALWSDGMRLIASLLEEDEQLYELLLEYDPNQVYWIEAEPKGARNATFLYSKPIDVSERLADDLFGRKKSVILTSATLTVNGSFNYQKNRLGLQDFGIETSLIESPFSYVNQAKVLIPSDLPAIKDVTEEEFAVEVAIKIWRIAEASKSKLMVLFTSYEMLRTVYQHVKDFNEHESFQLVGQGMTSGSRSKLMKLFKQSDVGILFGTSSFWEGIDLPGDELKHVIIVRLPFSPPDEPLLKAQLEQAKELGKNPFMDVSLPQAIIRFKQGFGRLIRTQHDKGCVFIFDRRITTTRYGSLFINSLPNVPVHEGKLEDLLEEHQSYL; this is encoded by the coding sequence ATGAGTAAGCAATATGTGGTACTTGATCTAGAAACAACAGGTCATTCTCCGAATAGAGGAGATCGGATCATTCAGATTGGTGCAGTGAAAATAATAAACGATCAAATCGTGGACAGGTATATGACACTTGTGAATCCTGAACAATCAATCAGTCCATTTATTCAAGAACTAACAGGGATCAGTGATGAGGATGTGTATGATGCTCCTTTATTTCGAGATGTAGCCTCTGACCTTCTTGATTTTATGAAGGATTGTTCATTTGTAGCTCATAATGTGCAATTTGATTGGGGTTTTCTTTCTGCTCAATTAAAGCTAGAGGGATATGTGGTTCCGAATGTGCCGATTTACGATACAGTTGAGCTTGCCCGCATCCTTCTGCCAAAAGAAGAGAGTTACAAGCTAGGTATGCTTGCTGATGGAATGGGATTCACGCATGATCGCCCACATCAGGCGGATAGTGATGCAGAGGCAACAGCGATGATTTTTCTTCATATTCTTAATAAGTTACGACAATTACCTTTACTAACGCTACAGCAATTATTGCCTTTAAGTAAGCGATATAAAAGTCACATTGAGTCAACGATCCAAGAGATGATTGCAGAGAAGTTAAAGGTAGGAACCACTGGAGAAAAAGAGTTCGATTGTTTTCGTGGGCTTGCCTTAAAAAAACAGTCAGAACAAATGATAGAAGAAACTCAAGATGATAACGAGGAAATTCAACAGTTTCGAGAAGCCCTTTTTACAGAGCAAGAGTCACTTCAACATGTGTTTGAGCACTATGAGCAACGCCCAGGACAAAAAGAAATGATTCAAACAGTTTATCAATCATTTAAAGATAACACTCATGCGATGATTGAAGCAGGAACCGGTACTGGGAAAAGCTTAGGTTATCTCATTCCTGCTGCCATCCACTCATTAGAGGATCAAAAGCCTGTTATTATTAGTACTCAAACCATTCCATTACAGGACCAATTATTATCTAGAGATGTTCCGCTCTTAAAGCAACTACTTCCATTCCCAATTCGAGTAGCCTTATTAAAGGGGCGAAGTCATTATTTAGATTTGCGTAAATTCGAATTAAGCTTAGAGTCTACTCAAGAGTGTTCGTATGATGTGATCCTCATGAAATCACAAATCTTAATATGGTTAACAGAAACGGAGTCTGGTGATGTTGAGGAATTAAACATTCCATCAGGTGGTAGGAGTTTTTGGTTTGAGATCCAAAGCGATGCAGCTTCTGATTTAGGAAGGTTTAGTCCATGGTTCTCAAGATGCTTTTATCATCGTGCTAGAAGACAAGCTCATGATGCTCATGTGATTATTACAAATCATTCATTACTCCTTACTGATGTTGTTCATAAGCAATCCTTGCTTCCATCATATAGTCATGTTGTTTTAGATGAAGCTCATCATTTAGAGGACACGGCTAGCGAGCGTTTAGGACTCAGAACAGATTACCTTTCATTTGCATTTCTGATGCAACGATTAGGTGATACAAGTGAGGACGGTATGCTCGTAAAGATGGCGGAACTTGCGAAGAAAGCAGGCGTACAGTCCGATATTTGGTTGGAATCTGCTGTTGAGTTAGGTGAAACAAAAGAAGAGTTGGATGATTTGTTTCGAATGATCCATGCTTATGCGCTAAAAGCGAAGAAAAAAGCTTCGTCAGACACAGGACGAACTCGTTATACGTATAAATCCTTTAATGAGGCTGGAGAACTTTGGTCAGCGATTTTAGAGATTACGATGCGGGTGCATTCATCTTTGTCCCATGTTTGTCTGCAACTAGAATCCATCTCACGCAGTATTGACGCAAACGATGAAACATTCACGTACCGTGAACGTGCACTTTGGTCAGATGGTATGCGTTTGATCGCTTCGCTTTTGGAGGAAGATGAGCAGCTGTATGAGCTTCTACTTGAGTATGATCCAAACCAAGTGTATTGGATTGAAGCAGAGCCAAAGGGTGCAAGAAACGCGACGTTTCTTTATAGTAAGCCAATCGACGTATCGGAGCGCTTAGCGGATGATTTATTTGGACGAAAGAAGAGTGTGATATTAACTTCCGCTACATTAACGGTAAACGGGTCATTTAATTATCAAAAGAACCGGCTTGGCTTACAGGATTTTGGTATTGAGACCTCATTAATTGAATCTCCATTTTCATATGTTAATCAAGCCAAGGTTCTTATTCCTTCTGACCTGCCAGCGATTAAGGATGTAACGGAAGAAGAATTTGCGGTGGAAGTTGCGATTAAGATCTGGCGAATTGCTGAAGCAAGTAAAAGTAAGCTAATGGTTTTATTTACCTCTTATGAGATGCTACGAACAGTCTATCAACATGTGAAAGACTTTAATGAACATGAAAGCTTTCAACTAGTTGGTCAAGGAATGACAAGTGGTAGCAGGTCTAAGCTCATGAAACTATTTAAACAATCAGATGTAGGTATTCTGTTTGGCACAAGCAGTTTCTGGGAGGGCATTGATTTGCCAGGTGATGAGTTAAAACACGTTATCATTGTTCGCTTGCCTTTTTCACCCCCTGATGAGCCGTTACTAAAGGCACAGCTTGAACAGGCAAAAGAGCTTGGTAAAAATCCTTTTATGGATGTTTCACTGCCACAAGCTATTATTCGGTTTAAGCAAGGGTTTGGTCGCTTGATTCGGACTCAACATGATAAGGGCTGTGTGTTTATTTTTGATCGAAGAATCACAACAACTAGGTATGGCTCTTTGTTTATTAATTCCTTACCAAACGTCCCAGTACATGAAGGCAAATTAGAGGATTTACTAGAAGAACATCAATCGTATCTATAA